The Candidatus Zixiibacteriota bacterium region GGACTCGCACCGGCGAGGAGTTGTGACCGAGTCCGAAGCGAACGGTCAAGGTGGCCAGCAACAAGACGAAAAAGGCGGTGGCAATCCAGGCCAGGCGTTGTAATTCATAGGTATCCACTAAATCCACGAAAAAGCTGCGAATCGGATTGAGTTGCACACCCTGCATTTGGACTCGCGAAAACTGTTTGGCAAACTCCAGATTGAAGGCTATGTCCTCATCACCGGGCGCCAGGCGGCGGGCCTTGGAATAATATAAGACGGCGTGACCGAGGTCGCCGGACTTGAAATATGCGTTGGCCAGATTGAAATGGACGTCGGCCGATTCCACGCCGCGGTTGAGAATGCTTTCATACATTCTGATAGCGCTGGCAAAGTCTTTGTCTTCATAAAACCTGTTGGCCATGGCGAACTCTTCCGACTGAGCCATCACAGAAAACCGCCCAGTCACCATGAACAAGACCGCCAACACGAGCAGACAAAGCACACGCCTAAGCAAGCTTTACCCCCTCGATCCTGATGATGACTTCCTCCGATTGCTTAAGCGTCCGATCTATATCCGACTGGGTAAGGGCAGCCGAGGCAAACCGGGCGTAATCGCATTGGGTGATAACGCCGGTGTAACTCTCTATAAGTTCCTCGGGAGTCAAACGCTCGGCCAACTCCTGGCGAATTGTGTCGGTGGTCAAACCGTGTGGCGAGATGTTGAGTTTGTCGGCCAGGTAGGATGTCAAAGCACGATATATCTCGACGTAGAACTCTCCGACCGAGTCCAGGTTGGCCAGTGCCCGAGCTTGGGCTAGTCTCTTTTTGGCGATCTTGGCCGCCCCCCTGGCTCTGGCTCGTCCGGTGTCGGCAGCCAGCTTCTCGCGCCGACGGCGCACCAGCACGGTGGTGATCAGACCCACCAACGGTAGGAAATTGGCCAACACGTATGCATAATTGAAGACCGGAAGATGACCGGTGGCCTGCATCTTGCCCAGCTCAGCTTTGATGTGCCTGATGTCGTGGGCGCGACTGTCAATAGTCAGACCGGGCGCCGAGTATGGAACGCCGGAACTGCCCGAGTATCCGGCCGGCGCCGTCACGGTGACCTGAATCGGCTGAGTTGCTACCTTGTTGTATTGGTCACGGTCCGGGTCGAAGTAGTTGAAAGCAACGCTGGGTATCACGAGGTCTCCCGGCACACGAGGGATGAAAACTTCTTCAAAAACTTTGGTGCCGCCCAGCTTGTCGTTCTGCTGCGAAACAGACTCCGATGACGAAGCCCGATAGATCCGGAATTCGTCCATCTCCGACAACACCGGCTCAGCTACCGATTTGATATTACCGGTTCCAGATATCCGAAACTTCACCGTGACCGGTTCGTTTACCTCAACCTGCCGTTTGTCGGCTTCGGCCTTGATTTTGAAGCGACCGATAGTGCCGGTAAAGTCTGCGGGTCGGTTCTCCTGCGGAATTGGTTTGACATTAATGCGCAAGGGCTGGCTGGATGCACGCGCTTCGACACCACGTCCAAAGAAATCATCCAGATTGAAAGAACCGAAAGGATCACGGGAACGCCGCCGCTTACCGGCCACGGTGGCC contains the following coding sequences:
- a CDS encoding tetratricopeptide repeat protein, yielding MANRFYEDKDFASAIRMYESILNRGVESADVHFNLANAYFKSGDLGHAVLYYSKARRLAPGDEDIAFNLEFAKQFSRVQMQGVQLNPIRSFFVDLVDTYELQRLAWIATAFFVLLLATLTVRFGLGHNSSPVRVLMVICAILLLAAGSLTTFKYRYDYLTRRAVIIADESPVYTGASEQSEIELRGAPGLIVEIASESGDFLNVLFENKRRGWIRKELVAPI
- a CDS encoding BatD family protein gives rise to the protein MTTAVMAADEITVGVTLDRTTIGMDEQALLQVQVAGSVQNLPEPQLPTLPTFEIYSKGRSSNISIANGVVESSLIYRYLVIPRKAGKFPIDNISVVHNNKRYKGNMVMLTVLNRGSSASDDINDRSLDSKGDSKDYFLEAVVDKKDPYVNEQVTLTLKFYIAVQYYGSPELTEPTTTGFWTEVLGNKAPYYQSLNNRRYRLIERKYALFPTQTGELTIGRATIRATVAGKRRRSRDPFGSFNLDDFFGRGVEARASSQPLRINVKPIPQENRPADFTGTIGRFKIKAEADKRQVEVNEPVTVKFRISGTGNIKSVAEPVLSEMDEFRIYRASSSESVSQQNDKLGGTKVFEEVFIPRVPGDLVIPSVAFNYFDPDRDQYNKVATQPIQVTVTAPAGYSGSSGVPYSAPGLTIDSRAHDIRHIKAELGKMQATGHLPVFNYAYVLANFLPLVGLITTVLVRRRREKLAADTGRARARGAAKIAKKRLAQARALANLDSVGEFYVEIYRALTSYLADKLNISPHGLTTDTIRQELAERLTPEELIESYTGVITQCDYARFASAALTQSDIDRTLKQSEEVIIRIEGVKLA